A single genomic interval of Verrucomicrobiia bacterium harbors:
- a CDS encoding ATP-dependent helicase, with protein sequence MTDPQDLPPFRPLDSLRIPYAKELNPQQLAAVTADPGPALVLAGAGSGKTRTLTYRVAFLLEQGIPAHRILLLTFTNKAAGEMMRRATALAGSQHTGLWGGTFHSVGARILRRHAEQIGYRNDFTILDRDDAVRLLKTCLTEAKVDTRGKHFPKPEALADLLSMAANTRSSLAEQLQRRPEWAAAPALLATAERLAQLYARRKRDANVMDFDDLLLLWLELLTRHEALREHYQRRFQFILVDEYQDTNRLQCELIDLLAARHRHLMVVGDDSQSIYAWRGAEYRNILDFPRRYPEARIFKIEFNYRSSPQILALANALMAGQPENFRKQLRAVQPDGPKPAVITCLDSQQQAAFVAHQTRELLAHGVPLHEIAVLYRSHFHSLELQLELTRAQLPFVITSGLRLFEQAHIKDVLAFLRLLFNPRDETSFKRLVLMLPGIGDKAADKLWRAFHEHWLNHAPANPAPAHVATSLAACSKLVPSRGATAWVDFLEVVRTLASPETLAQGPAHLLRTILSTGYEHYLAENYPKAASRHEDLLQLAEYAEKFASLEEFLTQMALLTNLEAEATPAGPTPQDLSLIHI encoded by the coding sequence ATGACCGATCCCCAGGACCTCCCCCCCTTTCGCCCCCTCGACTCCCTCCGCATCCCCTATGCCAAGGAGTTGAACCCCCAACAACTCGCCGCCGTCACCGCCGACCCCGGCCCCGCCCTCGTCCTCGCCGGCGCCGGCAGCGGCAAAACCCGCACCCTCACCTACCGCGTCGCTTTCCTGCTCGAACAAGGCATCCCCGCCCACCGCATCCTCCTCCTCACCTTCACCAACAAAGCCGCCGGCGAAATGATGCGCCGCGCCACCGCCCTGGCCGGCTCCCAACACACCGGCCTCTGGGGCGGCACCTTCCATTCCGTCGGCGCCCGCATCCTGCGCCGCCACGCCGAACAGATCGGCTACCGCAACGACTTCACCATCCTCGACCGCGACGACGCCGTCCGCCTCCTCAAAACCTGCCTCACCGAGGCCAAAGTGGACACCCGCGGCAAACATTTCCCCAAACCCGAAGCCCTCGCCGACCTGTTGTCCATGGCCGCCAACACCCGCTCCTCCCTCGCCGAACAGTTGCAGCGCCGCCCCGAGTGGGCCGCCGCTCCCGCCCTCCTGGCCACCGCCGAACGCCTCGCCCAGCTCTACGCCCGGCGCAAACGCGACGCCAACGTCATGGATTTCGATGACCTCCTCCTCCTCTGGCTGGAGCTGCTCACCCGCCACGAAGCCCTCCGCGAGCACTACCAGCGCCGCTTCCAGTTCATCCTCGTGGACGAATACCAGGACACCAACCGCCTCCAATGCGAACTCATTGACCTCCTCGCCGCCCGCCATCGCCACCTCATGGTGGTGGGCGACGATTCCCAAAGCATCTACGCCTGGCGCGGCGCCGAGTACCGCAACATCCTCGATTTCCCCCGCCGCTACCCCGAAGCCCGCATCTTCAAAATCGAATTCAACTACCGCAGCAGCCCCCAAATCCTCGCCCTCGCCAACGCCCTCATGGCCGGCCAGCCCGAAAACTTCCGCAAGCAGCTCCGCGCCGTCCAGCCCGACGGCCCCAAACCCGCCGTCATCACCTGCCTCGACAGCCAGCAGCAGGCCGCCTTCGTCGCCCACCAGACCCGCGAGCTCCTCGCCCACGGCGTCCCCCTGCATGAAATCGCCGTCCTCTACCGCTCCCATTTCCATTCCCTCGAACTCCAGCTCGAACTCACCCGCGCCCAGCTCCCCTTTGTCATCACCAGCGGCTTGCGCCTCTTCGAGCAGGCCCACATCAAAGACGTCCTCGCCTTCCTCCGCCTCCTCTTCAACCCCCGCGACGAAACCAGTTTCAAACGCCTCGTCCTCATGCTCCCAGGCATCGGCGACAAAGCCGCCGATAAACTCTGGCGCGCCTTCCATGAGCACTGGCTCAACCACGCCCCCGCCAACCCCGCCCCCGCCCACGTCGCCACCTCCCTCGCCGCCTGCTCCAAGCTCGTCCCGTCCCGCGGCGCCACCGCCTGGGTGGATTTCCTCGAAGTCGTCCGCACCCTCGCCTCCCCCGAAACCCTCGCCCAGGGGCCGGCCCACCTCCTCCGCACCATCCTCAGTACCGGTTACGAGCATTATCTGGCCGAAAATTATCCCAAGGCCGCCAGCCGCCATGAGGACCTCCTCCAACTGGCCGAGTACGCCGAAAAGTTTGCCTCGCTGGAAGAATTCCTCACCCAGATGGCCCTCCTCACCAACCTGGAGGCCGAAGCCACCCCCGCCGGCCCCACCCCCCAGGACCTGTCTCTTATACACATC